The proteins below are encoded in one region of Rhododendron vialii isolate Sample 1 chromosome 7a, ASM3025357v1:
- the LOC131333824 gene encoding DNA repair endonuclease UVH1 isoform X2 — protein MVQFHEHIITDLLEDPAGGLVVLSSGLGLHKLISSLLLLHHPSQGTLLLLSPSPSLKSSILSSLQNQSPNTELRASCSEITSDLPPHHRLSLYSAGAAVFVTPRILIVDLLTSRLSPSAVAGIVLLNAHSLSDTSTETLIVRILRSSSSSLYVRAFSDKPQAMVAGFAKPERILKCLYLRKLHLWPRFQVYVSQDLERNPPEVVDVRVQMSPYMRGIQKAVIEVMDVCLKEMRKTNKVDVDDLTVENGLFKSFDEIVRRQLDPIWHTLGKKTKQLVSDLKTLRKLLDYLVRYDAVTYLKYLDSLRAAENFRSVWIFAESSYKIFGYAKKRVYHFGRLDGGKLIGKSKSATTKKRKLEDSTTEKEDSLPTSTNSGIVLEEVLEEPPKWKVLREVLEEIEEEREKHPLSRVEPVIEGEEDNNGIVLVACKDERSCVQLEDCIIKGPHKAMREEWEKYLLSKIELHSLPKRNKKKAKDPKGFGILDGVIPKTPGQNAEASSISKLENDALLAAAAEVSKHNKKDTPVKDHPQPYVGNGGHAKGKGKGRKGKTSGSVSLSLNKDDKSGNEAAMNDRTGMSASENGVQRYDTDPVVGDLDNVILRKHHQGVDAASSSNAKQLPPVHFYAIESDQDILDILKPSTVIVYHPDMAFVREIEIYKAENPTKRLKVYFLFYEDSTEVQKFEASIRRENGAFESLIRQKSLMMIPVDQDGRCLGSSSSIEPESMTSQNSLTRKAGGRKEVEKEMQVIVDMREFMSSLPNVLHQKGMRIIPVTLEVGDYILSPLICVERKSIQDLFGSFASGRLYNQVETMVRYYRIPVLLIEFSQDKSFSFQALEFSIVSCELEQIGFQLLFEAPVGSIWIDLHLLVF, from the exons atggTACAGTTCCACGAGCACATAATCACGGACCTCCTAGAGGACCCCGCCGGCGGCCTGGTGGTCCTCTCCTCCGGCCTCGGCCTCCACAAGCTCatctcctccctcctcctcctgcACCACCCTTCCCAGggcaccctcctcctcctctccccttCGCCTTCCCTCAAATCCTCCATCCTCTCTTCCCTGCAAAATCAAAGCCCTAACACCGAATTGCGTGCTTCTTGTTCCGAAATCACCTCCGACCTCCCCCCCCACCACCGCCTCTCCCTTTACTCCGCCGGCGCCGCCGTCTTCGTCACCCCTCGCATTCTCATCGTCGACCTCCTCACCTCCCGCCTCTCCCCCTCTGCCGTCGCCGGCATCGTCCTCCTCAACGCCCACTCCCTCTCCGACACCTCCACCGAAACCCTGATCGTCCGGATCCTccgctcctcctcctcctctctctacGTCCGCGCCTTCTCCGATAAGCCCCAAGCTATGGTGGCGGGTTTCGCGAAACCGGAGCGGATCCTCAAATGCTTGTACTTGAGGAAACTGCACCTGTGGCCCAGGTTTCAG GTATATGTGTCCCAGGATTTGGAGAGGAATCCGCCGGAGGTGGTGGACGTTAGGGTACAGATGTCGCCCTACATGAGGGGGATTCAGAAGGCTGTGATTGAGGTCATGGACGTGTGTTTGAAGGAGATGAGGAAGACCAATAAGGTGGATGTGGACGATTTGACGGTGGAGAACGGGTTGTTCAAGTCGTTTGATGAGATTGTGAGGCGGCAGTTGGATCCCATTTGGCATACTTTGGGGAAGAAGACCAAGCAGCTCGTATCGGATTTGAAAACACTGAGGAAGTTGTTGGATTACCTTGTCAG GTATGATGCCGTGACTTATTTGAAGTACTTGGATTCACTGAGAGCGGCAGAGAATTTTAGATCTGTTTGGATATTTGCAGAATCAAGTTACAAGATATTTGGGTACGCAAAAAAGCGTGTTTATCATTTTGGAAGGTTGGACGGTGGGAAGTTGATTGGGAAGAGTAAAAGTGCGACaactaaaaaaagaaagctGGAGGATAGCACTACAGAGAAAGAAG ATTCCTTGCCAACGAGTACAAATAGTGGAATAGTTTTGGAGGAAGTCTTGGAGGAGCCACCAAAGTGGAAGGTGTTGCGT GAGGTTCTTGAAGAAAtagaagaggaaagagagaagcaCCCTTTGTCAAGGGTAGAACCTGTGATCGAAGGTGAAGAGGATAATAATGGAATTGTGTTAGTAGCCTGCAAAGATGAACGCTCGTGCGTGCAGCTTGAAGATTGCATCATCAAAGGCCCACATAAG GCCATGCGGGAAGAGTGGGAGAAATATCTACTGAGCAAAATAGAGCTGCACAGCCTACCCAAACGTaataaaaagaaagcaaaagatCCTAAAGGTTTCGGGATACTTGATGGAGTGATTCCGAAAACACCTGGACAAAATGCAGAAGCTAGTAGCATAAGCAAGCTGGAAAACGACGCACTGCTGGCCGCGGCTGCAGAAGTAAGTAAACATAATAAAAAAGATACTCCTGTTAAAGATCATCCTCAACCATATGTTGGAAATGGAGGCCATgccaaaggaaagggaaaaggaaggaaaggaaaaaccTCTGGATCAGTTTCTTTATCTTTGAATAAGGATGACAAAAGTGGCAATGAGGCGGCCATGAATGATAGAACTGGGATGTCAGCTTCAGAAAATGGAGTCCAAAGATATGACACTGATCCTGTGGTCGGGGATTTGGACAACGTTATTCTTCGAAAGCACCATCAAGGGGTTGATGCTGCATCATCAAGTAATGCTAAGCAGCTTCCACCAGTGCACTTTTATGCAATAGAAAGCGATCAGGATATCCTTGACATTTTAAAGCCTTCGACAGTTATTGTATACCACCCTGACATGGCCTTTGTCAGGGAGATTGAAATCTATAAAGctgaaaatcccacaaaaagGTTGAAAgtatattttctcttttatgaGGATTCTACTGAGGTGCAAAAATTTGAGGCAAGTATACGAAGGGAAAATGGAGCTTTCGAATCCTTGATTAGACAGAAATCTTTGATGATGATTCCAGTTGATCAG GATGGGCGTTGTCTGGGATCGAGTTCTTCAATTGAGCCGGAGTCCATGACTTCCCAAAATTCACTAACTAGAAAGGCAGGTGGAAGAAAGGAAGTGGAGAAAGAAATGCAG GTCATAGTGGATATGAGGGAGTTCATGAGCAGCTTGCCAAATGTACTTCATCAGAAGGGCATGCGCATTATACCAGTAACCTTGGAAGTTGGAGATTATATCCTTTCACCCCTAATTTGTGTGGAAAGAAAGAGTATACAAGACCTTTTTGGTAGTTTTGCGTCCGGTCGCCTTTACAACCAAGTGGAAACAATGGTGCGTTATTATCGGATACCTGTTCTTCTGATTGAGTTTTCCCAAGACAAGAGCTTTTCATTTCAG GCGCTAGAGTTCTCAATCGTTTCGTGCGAACTGGAGCAGATTGGGTTTCAATTGTTGTTTGAAGCACCAGTTGGCAGCATATGGATCGATCTTCATCTTCTGGTATTCTAG
- the LOC131333824 gene encoding DNA repair endonuclease UVH1 isoform X1 — protein sequence MVQFHEHIITDLLEDPAGGLVVLSSGLGLHKLISSLLLLHHPSQGTLLLLSPSPSLKSSILSSLQNQSPNTELRASCSEITSDLPPHHRLSLYSAGAAVFVTPRILIVDLLTSRLSPSAVAGIVLLNAHSLSDTSTETLIVRILRSSSSSLYVRAFSDKPQAMVAGFAKPERILKCLYLRKLHLWPRFQVYVSQDLERNPPEVVDVRVQMSPYMRGIQKAVIEVMDVCLKEMRKTNKVDVDDLTVENGLFKSFDEIVRRQLDPIWHTLGKKTKQLVSDLKTLRKLLDYLVRYDAVTYLKYLDSLRAAENFRSVWIFAESSYKIFGYAKKRVYHFGRLDGGKLIGKSKSATTKKRKLEDSTTEKEDSLPTSTNSGIVLEEVLEEPPKWKVLREVLEEIEEEREKHPLSRVEPVIEGEEDNNGIVLVACKDERSCVQLEDCIIKGPHKAMREEWEKYLLSKIELHSLPKRNKKKAKDPKGFGILDGVIPKTPGQNAEASSISKLENDALLAAAAEVSKHNKKDTPVKDHPQPYVGNGGHAKGKGKGRKGKTSGSVSLSLNKDDKSGNEAAMNDRTGMSASENGVQRYDTDPVVGDLDNVILRKHHQGVDAASSSNAKQLPPVHFYAIESDQDILDILKPSTVIVYHPDMAFVREIEIYKAENPTKRLKVYFLFYEDSTEVQKFEASIRRENGAFESLIRQKSLMMIPVDQDGRCLGSSSSIEPESMTSQNSLTRKAGGRKEVEKEMQVIVDMREFMSSLPNVLHQKGMRIIPVTLEVGDYILSPLICVERKSIQDLFGSFASGRLYNQVETMVRYYRIPVLLIEFSQDKSFSFQSASDIGDDVSLNSIISKLSLLVLHFPRLRIVWSRSLYATAEIFASLKANQEEPDEAKAMRVGVPSEEGIVENDVRAENYNTSAIEFLRRLPGVTDSNYRAIMDGCESLAELVLLPLEKLAELMGGQKAAKTLREFLDAKYPTLI from the exons atggTACAGTTCCACGAGCACATAATCACGGACCTCCTAGAGGACCCCGCCGGCGGCCTGGTGGTCCTCTCCTCCGGCCTCGGCCTCCACAAGCTCatctcctccctcctcctcctgcACCACCCTTCCCAGggcaccctcctcctcctctccccttCGCCTTCCCTCAAATCCTCCATCCTCTCTTCCCTGCAAAATCAAAGCCCTAACACCGAATTGCGTGCTTCTTGTTCCGAAATCACCTCCGACCTCCCCCCCCACCACCGCCTCTCCCTTTACTCCGCCGGCGCCGCCGTCTTCGTCACCCCTCGCATTCTCATCGTCGACCTCCTCACCTCCCGCCTCTCCCCCTCTGCCGTCGCCGGCATCGTCCTCCTCAACGCCCACTCCCTCTCCGACACCTCCACCGAAACCCTGATCGTCCGGATCCTccgctcctcctcctcctctctctacGTCCGCGCCTTCTCCGATAAGCCCCAAGCTATGGTGGCGGGTTTCGCGAAACCGGAGCGGATCCTCAAATGCTTGTACTTGAGGAAACTGCACCTGTGGCCCAGGTTTCAG GTATATGTGTCCCAGGATTTGGAGAGGAATCCGCCGGAGGTGGTGGACGTTAGGGTACAGATGTCGCCCTACATGAGGGGGATTCAGAAGGCTGTGATTGAGGTCATGGACGTGTGTTTGAAGGAGATGAGGAAGACCAATAAGGTGGATGTGGACGATTTGACGGTGGAGAACGGGTTGTTCAAGTCGTTTGATGAGATTGTGAGGCGGCAGTTGGATCCCATTTGGCATACTTTGGGGAAGAAGACCAAGCAGCTCGTATCGGATTTGAAAACACTGAGGAAGTTGTTGGATTACCTTGTCAG GTATGATGCCGTGACTTATTTGAAGTACTTGGATTCACTGAGAGCGGCAGAGAATTTTAGATCTGTTTGGATATTTGCAGAATCAAGTTACAAGATATTTGGGTACGCAAAAAAGCGTGTTTATCATTTTGGAAGGTTGGACGGTGGGAAGTTGATTGGGAAGAGTAAAAGTGCGACaactaaaaaaagaaagctGGAGGATAGCACTACAGAGAAAGAAG ATTCCTTGCCAACGAGTACAAATAGTGGAATAGTTTTGGAGGAAGTCTTGGAGGAGCCACCAAAGTGGAAGGTGTTGCGT GAGGTTCTTGAAGAAAtagaagaggaaagagagaagcaCCCTTTGTCAAGGGTAGAACCTGTGATCGAAGGTGAAGAGGATAATAATGGAATTGTGTTAGTAGCCTGCAAAGATGAACGCTCGTGCGTGCAGCTTGAAGATTGCATCATCAAAGGCCCACATAAG GCCATGCGGGAAGAGTGGGAGAAATATCTACTGAGCAAAATAGAGCTGCACAGCCTACCCAAACGTaataaaaagaaagcaaaagatCCTAAAGGTTTCGGGATACTTGATGGAGTGATTCCGAAAACACCTGGACAAAATGCAGAAGCTAGTAGCATAAGCAAGCTGGAAAACGACGCACTGCTGGCCGCGGCTGCAGAAGTAAGTAAACATAATAAAAAAGATACTCCTGTTAAAGATCATCCTCAACCATATGTTGGAAATGGAGGCCATgccaaaggaaagggaaaaggaaggaaaggaaaaaccTCTGGATCAGTTTCTTTATCTTTGAATAAGGATGACAAAAGTGGCAATGAGGCGGCCATGAATGATAGAACTGGGATGTCAGCTTCAGAAAATGGAGTCCAAAGATATGACACTGATCCTGTGGTCGGGGATTTGGACAACGTTATTCTTCGAAAGCACCATCAAGGGGTTGATGCTGCATCATCAAGTAATGCTAAGCAGCTTCCACCAGTGCACTTTTATGCAATAGAAAGCGATCAGGATATCCTTGACATTTTAAAGCCTTCGACAGTTATTGTATACCACCCTGACATGGCCTTTGTCAGGGAGATTGAAATCTATAAAGctgaaaatcccacaaaaagGTTGAAAgtatattttctcttttatgaGGATTCTACTGAGGTGCAAAAATTTGAGGCAAGTATACGAAGGGAAAATGGAGCTTTCGAATCCTTGATTAGACAGAAATCTTTGATGATGATTCCAGTTGATCAG GATGGGCGTTGTCTGGGATCGAGTTCTTCAATTGAGCCGGAGTCCATGACTTCCCAAAATTCACTAACTAGAAAGGCAGGTGGAAGAAAGGAAGTGGAGAAAGAAATGCAG GTCATAGTGGATATGAGGGAGTTCATGAGCAGCTTGCCAAATGTACTTCATCAGAAGGGCATGCGCATTATACCAGTAACCTTGGAAGTTGGAGATTATATCCTTTCACCCCTAATTTGTGTGGAAAGAAAGAGTATACAAGACCTTTTTGGTAGTTTTGCGTCCGGTCGCCTTTACAACCAAGTGGAAACAATGGTGCGTTATTATCGGATACCTGTTCTTCTGATTGAGTTTTCCCAAGACAAGAGCTTTTCATTTCAG TCTGCAAGTGATATAGGTGATGATGTCTCTCTAAATAGCATTATATCCAAACTATCATTGCTCGTGCTACATTTCCCCCGCCTGCGGATTGTCTGGTCCCGGAGTTTGTATGCTACTGCCGAGATTTTTGCTTCCCTTAAAGCGAACCAAGAAGAACCTGATGAAGCCAAGGCGATGAGAGTTGGTGTCCCCTCGGAAGAGGGTATTGTGGAGAATGATGTGAG aGCTGAGAATTACAATACTTCAGCAATCGAATTCTTGAGACGGCTCCCGGGTGTCACTGATTCTAACTACCGGGCTATAATGGATGGGTGCGAAAGCTTGGCAGAACTTGTCCTTCTTCCTCTTGAGAAATTAGCTGAGCTGATGGGTGGTCAGAAAGCTGCCAAGACCCTGAGGGAATTTCTGGATGCCAAATATCCAACCTTGATTTGA
- the LOC131333826 gene encoding trihelix transcription factor ASIL2-like has product MSSPPPPEKPPRKFPAPCWTQSETLALIDAYRDRWYALRRGYLRTADWDAVAAAVTGRCPDASPAKTSAQCRHKMEKLRQRYRTEKQRSLSFPGHFFSSWFFFENMDSMAGDGSNPNPNPNLANKKIGTAKSNPNNQEGLRGKNSSPNYGSRVLNNGYEPYLEDGSDDDVGDDADLGEGYGVRTPIDVKLAPPVFRAKKVDQMHRNFGPSYNSNHGGGGYVNDGGFRIKPPRFDNSDGGLYVKISGERFPVAKGFRTKGSGKNDGNPCANSDPRFANGYSSSMGLGVGDKSGGRGGKRERDPIADVVSSIKLLGEGFVKVEKMKMEMAREIEKMRIEMDMKRNELILESQRQIVDAFVAVLMEKKKKKRESTPGMPES; this is encoded by the coding sequence ATGTCCTCTCCTCCTCCGCCAGAGAAACCCCCGCGAAAATTCCCAGCCCCGTGCTGGACCCAATCCGAAACCCTAGCCCTGATCGACGCCTACCGCGACCGCTGGTACGCCCTCCGCCGCGGCTACCTCCGCACGGCCGACTGGGACGCGGTTGCCGCCGCCGTCACCGGCCGCTGCCCCGACGCCTCCCCCGCCAAGACCTCCGCCCAGTGCCGCCACAAGATGGAGAAGCTCCGCCAACGCTACCGCACCGAGAAGCAGCGCTCCCTCTCCTTCCCAGGCCACTTCTTCTCCTCCTGGTTCTTCTTCGAGAACATGGACTCCATGGCCGGCGACGGATCGAATCcgaaccctaaccctaatttaGCTAACAAGAAGATCGGCACCGCGAAGTCAAATCCGAATAATCAGGAAGGTCTTAGGGGTAAGAATTCTAGCCCTAATTAtggttctagggttttgaataATGGGTATGAGCCGTATTTGGAGGATGGATCTGATGATGATGTTGGTGATGATGCTGATTTGGGGGAGGGGTACGGTGTTAGGACCCCGATTGATGTGAAATTAGCACCCCCAGTGTTTAGGGCTAAGAAAGTAGACCAGATGCATAGGAATTTTGGGCCTAGTTACAATTCGAATCATGGTGGAGGCGGTTATGTCAACGACGGTGGTTTTCGCATAAAACCCCCCAGATTTGACAATTCTGATGGTGGGTTATATGTGAAAATTTCTGGAGAGAGATTTCCGGTAGCGAAAGGGTTTAGGACTAAGGGGTCTGGGAAGAATGATGGGAATCCGTGTGCGAATTCCGATCCTAGGTTTGCGAATGGGTATTCGTCATCTATGGGATTAGGGGTAGGGGATAAGAGTGGTGGTAGAGGaggtaagagagagagggatccGATTGCAGACGTGGTTTCGTCGATTAAGCTTTTGGGAGAAGGGTTTGTGAAGgtggagaagatgaagatggagaTGGCTAGGGAGATTGAGAAAATGAGGATCGAGATGGATATGAAGCGTAATGAGTTGATACTAGAGTCGCAGCGACAGATTGTCGATGCTTTTGTTGCGGTGTTaatggagaaaaagaagaagaaaagggaaagcaCACCAGGGATGCCGGAGTCATAG